Proteins encoded together in one Telopea speciosissima isolate NSW1024214 ecotype Mountain lineage chromosome 4, Tspe_v1, whole genome shotgun sequence window:
- the LOC122659123 gene encoding uncharacterized protein LOC122659123, producing MAVPFPKEFKMPAFECYDGSIDLVQHLEGFNSIMAFCGASDAIMCRTFPPTLRKAARTWFTHLEPNSIHEFQQLSTAFASAFTRSQSYKKTPVSLTKVKQKSGKTLRSYLTRFNQVKLEVEDLDPKVEYTALLAGIREKDLNWELCKSNPSNLTKLQARCEEYMTAVETLDVKMDAQDGRIEKKRTE from the coding sequence ATGGCTGTCCCCTTCCCCAAGGAGTTCAAGATGCCGGCGTTTGAGTGTTATGATGGCAGCATCGACCTTGTTCAGCATCTAGAAGGCTTCAACTCAATTATGGCTTTTTGTGGGGCCTCTGACGCGATCATGTGTCGCACCTTCCCCCCAACATTGAGGAAGGCCGCCAGAACTTGGTTCACCCACCTAGAACCAAACTCCATTCACGAGTTTCAACAGCTCAGCACAGCCTTCGCCTCTGCCTTCACGAGAAGTCAGAGCTACAAGAAGACACCGGTAAGCCTCACCAAGGTGAAGCAGAAAAGTGGCAAAACTCTGAGATCCTACTTAACTCGGTTCAACCAGGTCAAGCTAGAAGTGGAGGACCTTGATCCCAAGGTAGAATACACCGCTCTACTGGCCGGGATCCGCGAGAAGGACCTCAACTGGGAACTTTGCAAGAGTAATCCCAGCAATCTGACGAAACTCCAGGCCAGATGCGAGGAGTACATGACGGCGGTGGAAACCCTAGATGTAAAGATGGATGCCCAGGATGGTAGAATCGAGAAAAAGAGAACCGAGTGA